The Mastomys coucha isolate ucsf_1 unplaced genomic scaffold, UCSF_Mcou_1 pScaffold11, whole genome shotgun sequence genome includes a window with the following:
- the Kcnj4 gene encoding inward rectifier potassium channel 4, producing MHGHSRNGQAHVPRRKRRNRFVKKSGQCNVYFANLSNKSQRYMADIFTTCVDTRWRYMLMIFSAAFLVSWLFFGLLFWCIAFFHGDLEAGPSVPAAGGPGGNGGATPTSPKPCIMHVNGFLGAFLFSVETQTTIGYGFRCVTEECPLAVIAVVVQSIVGCVIDSFMIGTIMAKMARPKKRAQTLLFSHHAVISVRDGKLCLMWRVGNLRKSHIVEAHVRAQLIKPYMTQEGEYLPLDQRDLNVGYDIGLDRIFLVSPIIIVHEIDEDSPLYGMGKEELESEDFEIVVILEGMVEATAMTTQARSSYLASEILWGHRFEPVVFEEKSHYKVDYSRFHKTYEVAGTPCCSARELQESKITVLPAPPPPPSAFCYENELALMSQEEEEMEEEAAAAAAVAAGLGLEAGSKEEAGIIRMLEFGSHLDLERMQAATLPLDNISYRRESAI from the coding sequence ATGCACGGACACAGCCGAAACGGGCAGGCCCACGTGCCCAGGCGGAAACGCCGCAACCGCTTTGTCAAGAAGAGCGGCCAGTGTAACGTCTACTTCGCCAACCTGAGCAACAAGTCCCAGCGCTACATGGCGGACATCTTCACCACGTGCGTGGACACGCGCTGGCGCTACATGCTCATGATCTTCTCCGCGGCCTTCCTTGTTTCCTGGCTCTTTTTCGGcctcctcttctggtgcattgcCTTCTTCCACGGTGACCTGGAGGCCGGTCCCTCCGTGCCTGCTGCAGGAGGCCCGGGGGGCAATGGTGGGGCGACCCCGACCTCCCCCAAACCCTGCATCATGCATGTAAATGGCTTTTTGGGAGCCTTCCTATTCTCTGTGGAGACCCAGACAACCATTGGCTATGGATTCCGGTGTGTGACAGAGGAGTGCCCGTTGGCGGTCATTGCCGTGGTTGTCCAGTCTATTGTGGGCTGTGTCATCGACTCCTTCATGATTGGCACCATCATGGCTAAGATGGCACGGCCCAAGAAGCGGGCACAGACCCTGCTGTTCAGCCACCATGCCGTGATCTCCGTGCGAGACGGCAAGCTCTGCCTGATGTGGCGTGTGGGTAACCTGCGCAAGAGTCACATCGTGGAGGCTCATGTCCGGGCCCAGCTCATCAAACCCTACATGACACAGGAGGGTGAGTACCTGCCACTGGACCAGAGGGACCTCAACGTGGGCTATGACATTGGCCTGGATCGCATCTTCTTGGTGTCACCCATCATCATAGTGCATGAGATTGACGAGGACAGTCCGCTCTACGGCATGGGCAAGGAGGAGCTGGAGTCGGAGGACTTTGAGATTGTGGTCATCCTGGAGGGCATGGTGGAGGCCACGGCTATGACCACGCAggcccgcagctcctacctggcCAGTGAGATCCTGTGGGGTCACCGGTTCGAGCCTGTGGTCTTCGAGGAGAAGAGTCACTACAAGGTGGACTATTCACGATTCCACAAGACCTACGAGGTGGCTGGCACACCTTGCTGCTCTGCCCGTGAGCTGCAAGAGAGCAAGATCACGGTGCTGCCCGCCCCACCGCCCCCTCCCAGTGCCTTCTGCTATGAGAATGAGCTGGCCCTCATGagccaggaggaagaagagatggaagaggaagctgctgctgctgcagccgtGGCTGCGGGCCTGGGCCTGGAGGCAGGTTCCAAAGAGGAGGCAGGCATTATTCGGATGCTTGAGTTTGGTAGCCACCTGGATCTGGAGCGCATGCAAGCCGCTACCCTTCCACTGGACAATATTTCCTACCGCAGGGAGTCTGCCATCTGA